In one Ornithinimicrobium pratense genomic region, the following are encoded:
- a CDS encoding DUF4032 domain-containing protein, with product MPLDISAINPDPAMLDLPWSQPLEDWPDSHLAALPRGISRHVVRFVRLSGRVVAIKEITEHLARREFQTLRTLRRMDLPAVKPLAVVSGRTGAAGQPLDSCLVTQHLRFSLPYRAVFSQRMRPDTARRTLDALAVLLVRLHLAGCFWGDVSLSNTLFRRDAGDFAAYLVDAETAEIHPQLSDGQRQHDLTIAHGNIAGELMDLEAAGLLDEGEDPVEIANRIMFRYDLLWRELTSEERFEQGDRWRVEERIRRLNNLGFDVDELEMTTDVDGASLRIQPRIVDAGHHSRRLMRLTGLDVEENQARRLLNDLDSYRAATERQGDDESLVAHDWVTQIYEPVTRSVPPELRGKLEPAEFFHEILEHRWYLSERAGHDTLIEDAVQDYVQTVLPGKPDEAAVLGVDTEEIPIRARPVRP from the coding sequence ATGCCGCTTGACATCAGCGCCATCAACCCCGACCCGGCGATGCTGGACCTGCCCTGGAGCCAGCCGCTGGAGGACTGGCCGGACAGCCATCTGGCCGCGTTGCCCCGCGGCATCAGCCGGCACGTGGTCCGCTTCGTGCGGCTCTCGGGCAGGGTGGTCGCGATCAAGGAGATCACCGAGCACCTGGCCCGGCGCGAGTTCCAGACCCTGCGCACGCTGCGCCGCATGGACCTGCCCGCCGTCAAGCCCCTGGCGGTGGTCTCCGGGCGCACCGGTGCCGCCGGACAACCGCTGGACTCCTGCCTGGTCACCCAGCACCTGCGCTTCTCCCTGCCCTACCGCGCGGTCTTCAGCCAGCGGATGCGCCCCGACACCGCCCGCCGCACCCTGGACGCGCTGGCGGTGCTGCTGGTGCGACTGCACCTGGCCGGCTGCTTCTGGGGGGATGTCTCGCTGTCCAACACCCTCTTCCGCCGCGACGCCGGCGACTTCGCTGCCTACCTCGTCGACGCCGAGACCGCGGAGATCCACCCCCAGCTCTCCGACGGCCAGCGCCAGCACGACCTGACCATCGCGCACGGCAACATCGCCGGGGAGCTGATGGACCTGGAGGCCGCCGGGCTGCTCGACGAGGGTGAGGACCCGGTGGAGATCGCCAACCGGATCATGTTCCGCTACGACCTGCTCTGGCGGGAGCTGACCAGCGAGGAGCGCTTCGAGCAGGGCGACCGGTGGCGCGTGGAGGAACGGATCCGGCGCCTCAACAACCTCGGCTTCGACGTCGATGAGCTGGAGATGACGACCGACGTGGACGGTGCCTCCCTGCGCATCCAGCCCCGCATCGTCGACGCCGGGCACCACTCCCGCAGGCTCATGCGCCTCACCGGCCTGGACGTGGAGGAGAACCAGGCCCGGCGCCTGCTCAACGACCTCGACTCCTACCGGGCCGCCACCGAGCGCCAGGGGGACGACGAGAGCCTGGTCGCCCACGACTGGGTGACCCAGATCTACGAGCCGGTCACCAGGTCGGTGCCCCCTGAGCTGCGGGGCAAGCTTGAGCCGGCCGAGTTCTTCCACGAGATCCTCGAGCACCGGTGGTACCTGTCCGAGCGGGCCGGCCACGACACCCTGATCGAGGACGCGGTGCAGGACTACGTGCAGACCGTGCTGCCGGGCAAGCCGGACGAGGCCGCCGTGCTCGGCGTGGACACCGAGGAGATCCCGATCCGGGCGCGGCCTGTGCGTCCCTGA
- a CDS encoding substrate-binding periplasmic protein — protein sequence MSARSTSLVSTLLGPLLLAGCALDIPADPDGTLESIRSSGELSVGVSPQPPFTTLPDGIDEPPAGTEIDLVTGFAQSLSAEPTWVVGGEESLMRALEEGELDVVVGGLTAESPWGTDVALTRPYLVTVEDGEETDHVMAVVPGENALLSALERYLDGEQP from the coding sequence ATGTCCGCGCGAAGCACCTCCCTCGTGTCGACCCTGCTTGGCCCGCTGTTGCTGGCCGGCTGTGCCCTCGACATCCCGGCCGATCCCGACGGCACGCTGGAATCCATCCGCTCCTCCGGCGAGCTGAGCGTGGGCGTCTCGCCCCAGCCGCCGTTCACGACGCTGCCGGACGGGATCGACGAGCCCCCGGCCGGGACTGAGATCGACCTGGTCACCGGCTTCGCACAGTCACTGTCCGCCGAGCCGACCTGGGTGGTCGGGGGCGAGGAGAGCCTGATGCGGGCGCTGGAGGAAGGTGAGCTGGATGTCGTTGTTGGCGGGCTCACCGCGGAGTCGCCATGGGGGACCGACGTGGCCCTGACCAGGCCCTACCTGGTGACCGTCGAGGATGGGGAGGAGACCGACCACGTCATGGCGGTCGTCCCGGGGGAGAATGCCCTGCTCAGCGCATTGGAGCGCTACCTGGACGGGGAGCAGCCGTGA
- a CDS encoding cation diffusion facilitator family transporter translates to MSAGGTRHGTFFGGTELPEEQQRILRRARRLEIFTIGYMLSVVTVIYLVMGNSQAMRAAWVEDLLALIPPLCFLVGARVAARKPDRKHPYGRHRAVAVGHLVSAVALLFMGLLLSWESASGLLSREHPPVGTMQVLGHTVWAGWLMIAALAYSGIGPIILGRMKKPLAEQLHDKVLHADADMNKADWMTAGAGIVGILGIGVGLWWADAAAALVISMSILKDGVTNVRAAVAGLTDTTARTVDDTQEHPLVHRIEDYLDSRPWVAAHRTRVRDMGHVFHVEVRVIPRGGEVDLAQLHQVTEDIRDLDWKLDDVTVAAVADLAPTYPD, encoded by the coding sequence GTGAGCGCCGGCGGCACCCGCCACGGCACCTTCTTCGGCGGCACCGAACTGCCCGAGGAGCAACAGCGGATCCTGCGCAGGGCCCGACGGCTGGAGATCTTCACCATCGGCTACATGCTCTCGGTGGTGACGGTCATCTACCTGGTCATGGGCAACTCGCAGGCGATGCGGGCCGCCTGGGTGGAGGACCTGCTGGCCCTCATCCCGCCCCTGTGCTTCCTGGTCGGGGCCCGCGTGGCGGCCCGCAAGCCGGACCGCAAGCATCCCTACGGCCGGCACCGCGCCGTGGCCGTCGGCCACCTCGTCTCGGCCGTCGCCCTGCTCTTCATGGGGCTGCTGTTGTCCTGGGAGTCCGCCTCCGGGCTGCTGAGCCGGGAGCACCCCCCTGTGGGCACCATGCAGGTCCTGGGCCACACGGTGTGGGCCGGCTGGCTGATGATCGCGGCGCTGGCCTACAGCGGCATCGGCCCGATCATCCTGGGCAGGATGAAGAAGCCGCTTGCCGAGCAGCTGCACGACAAGGTCCTGCATGCCGACGCTGACATGAACAAGGCGGACTGGATGACGGCCGGCGCCGGCATCGTCGGGATCCTCGGCATCGGTGTGGGGCTGTGGTGGGCCGATGCCGCCGCGGCTCTGGTGATCTCGATGTCGATCCTCAAGGACGGCGTGACCAACGTCCGGGCCGCGGTCGCCGGGCTCACCGACACCACCGCCCGCACCGTCGACGACACCCAGGAGCACCCGCTGGTCCACAGGATCGAGGACTACCTCGACTCCCGACCCTGGGTCGCCGCGCACCGCACCCGGGTGCGGGACATGGGCCACGTCTTCCACGTGGAGGTGCGGGTCATCCCCCGCGGCGGGGAGGTCGACCTCGCCCAGTTGCACC
- a CDS encoding ABC transporter ATP-binding protein, which yields MATVTFDEATRIYPGAETPSVDKLNIEIADGEFLVLVGPSGCGKSTSLRMLAGLEEVNDGRILIGDRDVTHMPPKDRDVAMVFQNYALYPHMSVADNMGFALKIAGKPKSEIRERVEEAAKILDLTDYLERKPKALSGGQRQRVAMGRAIVRQPQVFLMDEPLSNLDAKLRVQTRTQIASLQRRLGVTTVYVTHDQVEAMTMGDRVAVLKDGILQQVDSPRRMYDHPNNVFVAGFIGSPAMNLMTVPVTDGGLKLGDYTHPVQRDWLVDAGGDVVLGVRPEDVELSDSGRGLPIEIDVVEELGADAYIYGQLPGHGAVDKPFIARVDGRTPPKKGEVVHFQPKGDHIHVFHAETGERLSN from the coding sequence ATGGCAACGGTGACCTTCGATGAGGCCACACGCATCTACCCCGGGGCCGAGACCCCCTCGGTGGACAAGCTCAACATCGAGATCGCGGACGGGGAGTTCCTCGTGCTCGTCGGGCCCTCGGGCTGCGGCAAGTCGACCTCGCTGCGCATGCTCGCCGGGCTGGAGGAGGTGAACGACGGTCGCATCCTCATCGGCGACCGCGACGTCACCCACATGCCGCCCAAGGACCGCGACGTGGCCATGGTCTTCCAGAACTACGCGCTCTACCCGCACATGAGCGTGGCCGACAACATGGGCTTCGCGCTGAAGATCGCCGGCAAGCCCAAGTCCGAGATCCGCGAGCGGGTCGAGGAGGCAGCCAAGATCCTGGACCTGACCGACTACCTGGAGCGCAAGCCCAAGGCCCTCTCCGGTGGTCAGCGCCAGCGCGTGGCCATGGGCCGCGCCATCGTCCGCCAGCCGCAGGTCTTCCTGATGGACGAGCCGCTGTCCAACCTGGACGCCAAGCTGCGGGTGCAGACCCGCACCCAGATCGCCTCGCTGCAGCGCCGGCTCGGGGTCACCACCGTCTACGTCACCCACGACCAGGTCGAGGCGATGACGATGGGTGACCGCGTGGCGGTGCTCAAGGACGGCATCCTGCAGCAGGTCGACAGCCCGCGCCGGATGTACGACCACCCCAACAACGTCTTCGTCGCCGGCTTCATCGGCTCCCCCGCGATGAACCTCATGACGGTGCCGGTCACCGACGGCGGCCTCAAGCTCGGTGACTACACCCACCCGGTCCAGCGCGACTGGCTGGTCGACGCCGGCGGCGACGTGGTCCTGGGCGTGCGGCCCGAGGACGTCGAGCTCTCCGACTCCGGCCGCGGCCTGCCGATCGAGATCGACGTGGTCGAGGAGCTGGGCGCCGACGCCTACATCTACGGCCAGCTGCCTGGTCACGGCGCCGTGGACAAGCCGTTCATCGCGCGCGTCGACGGCCGCACCCCGCCGAAGAAGGGCGAGGTCGTCCACTTCCAGCCCAAGGGTGACCACATCCACGTCTTCCACGCCGAGACCGGCGAGCGCCTGAGCAACTGA